The proteins below are encoded in one region of Microvirga ossetica:
- a CDS encoding carbohydrate ABC transporter permease: MADLSMTYPKERSETTTSRKPGWWSSYRSRLTPYLFIAPNLLLFSIFVFFPLLYAAYISVHQWSLIDAPEFNGVQNYTRLLSDGQFWQSLTNTVVYSAATVPTSLFLGLFLAIGLNRKLAARTLLRSIYFLPVVVSSVATAVIAAWLFNDNYGIINALLKQAGVGPVAWLSSPRWALPSIILTTLWVRIGFCMVVYLAALQSISPSYYEAAVIDGATRPQQFRFVTWPLLRPTTFLLLILNVIYSFQVFDLIFVMTGGGPGFSTTMIVQYIYQAAFASSEMGYASAMGMVLFVLILLFTLIQWRINRRTEQFV, encoded by the coding sequence ATGGCCGATCTCTCCATGACCTATCCGAAGGAGCGGAGCGAGACGACCACCAGCCGGAAACCCGGCTGGTGGAGTTCATATCGGTCTCGACTGACTCCCTATCTCTTCATCGCACCGAACCTGTTGCTGTTTTCCATCTTCGTGTTCTTCCCACTTCTATATGCCGCCTATATCAGCGTGCATCAGTGGTCCTTGATCGATGCGCCGGAATTCAACGGCGTCCAGAACTACACAAGACTTCTGAGCGACGGGCAGTTCTGGCAATCATTGACGAACACCGTCGTCTACTCGGCCGCCACGGTTCCAACGAGCCTCTTCCTGGGCCTGTTTCTGGCCATCGGACTGAATCGAAAACTGGCTGCCCGGACACTGTTACGCAGCATCTACTTTCTGCCCGTGGTCGTCTCCAGCGTCGCAACAGCCGTCATCGCTGCGTGGCTGTTCAATGACAACTACGGCATCATCAATGCGCTGCTCAAGCAGGCGGGCGTCGGGCCCGTGGCTTGGCTGTCGTCGCCGCGATGGGCGCTCCCGTCGATCATCCTGACGACGCTCTGGGTGCGGATTGGCTTCTGCATGGTGGTCTACCTTGCGGCGCTCCAGTCCATCTCTCCGAGCTACTACGAGGCAGCCGTGATCGACGGCGCGACACGTCCGCAACAGTTCCGCTTTGTGACATGGCCTTTGCTGCGGCCGACCACATTCTTGCTGCTCATCCTGAACGTCATCTACTCGTTCCAGGTCTTCGATCTGATCTTCGTCATGACCGGAGGCGGACCAGGCTTCTCCACCACGATGATCGTCCAGTATATCTACCAGGCGGCCTTCGCGAGCTCAGAAATGGGCTACGCGAGTGCCATGGGCATGGTCCTCTTCGTGCTGATCCTGCTCTTCACCCTCATCCAGTGGCGGATCAACCGTCGCACCGAGCAATTCGTCTAG
- a CDS encoding VOC family protein has product MIHELNHFGIVVRDLEKSLAFYQDLLGAKIVYKGFIPPTRTDVVYLLISGGMIELLYRPEPPAGETFGITHVAFMSDDLDADYERLTGLGYKGLVAPKVAGSGVGRLAFLSDPNGARIELIQRDLEMRAEPVTHDVIKSFDHYSVLANDLDAALILYRDVMGMKVLKEMTVPHPTNPLSIVYLNWDYDVLELLHRPTPDTTSPIFGHFALRVDSVDEALTRFEAQGVSPEPGTPKPAGTGIGRIGIIRDPDGVKVELVDRADLRDLP; this is encoded by the coding sequence ATCTGGAGAAGTCACTTGCCTTCTACCAAGATCTGCTGGGAGCAAAGATCGTCTACAAGGGCTTCATCCCTCCGACGAGGACGGATGTGGTCTACCTCTTAATCAGCGGTGGCATGATCGAGCTGCTCTACCGACCCGAGCCTCCTGCCGGTGAGACGTTCGGCATTACGCACGTTGCTTTCATGAGCGACGATCTGGACGCCGACTACGAGCGTCTCACGGGCCTAGGCTACAAGGGCCTTGTGGCTCCAAAAGTGGCCGGCAGCGGCGTGGGCCGATTGGCCTTCCTCAGCGATCCGAACGGAGCGCGGATCGAGCTCATTCAACGTGACCTGGAGATGCGTGCCGAGCCCGTGACACACGACGTCATCAAGTCGTTCGACCACTATTCGGTGCTTGCTAATGACCTTGATGCTGCACTGATACTCTATCGGGACGTGATGGGCATGAAGGTCCTCAAGGAGATGACGGTTCCGCATCCCACCAACCCGCTCTCGATCGTCTATCTCAACTGGGACTACGACGTGCTGGAGCTGCTTCACCGTCCGACGCCTGATACGACGAGCCCCATCTTCGGCCATTTTGCCCTGCGCGTCGACAGCGTCGACGAAGCGCTCACGAGGTTCGAAGCCCAGGGGGTCTCGCCCGAGCCGGGCACGCCCAAGCCCGCGGGCACGGGGATCGGTCGGATCGGGATCATCCGCGATCCGGATGGCGTCAAGGTCGAACTCGTGGACCGCGCCGACCTGCGCGATTTACCCTGA
- a CDS encoding aldo/keto reductase — protein MASHTIFDLNDGNKLPRLGFGLWQVPDEQAPDVVHQAIRTGYRLIDTAAGYGNEEGVGEGISAAGVARTDLFVTTKLASQDHGYDEALKAFDKSLGRLGLAYVDLYLIHWPRPWENRYVETWRAFQRIKQEGRARSIGVSNFTQAHIQRLIDETGVVPAVNQIELHPRFQQKDMRQFHDQLGMVTQSWSPLGRGHLQDNETITELASKYGKSWAQIVIRWHLDNNLSVIPKSITLERIRQNFDVFDFQLALEDVARINKLQSDKGRIGAHPDDIRS, from the coding sequence ATGGCAAGTCATACAATATTTGATCTTAATGACGGCAACAAACTGCCACGCCTCGGGTTTGGCCTGTGGCAAGTACCGGATGAACAGGCTCCAGATGTCGTGCACCAAGCTATTCGAACCGGATATAGGTTGATTGATACGGCTGCGGGCTATGGAAACGAGGAAGGTGTCGGTGAGGGCATCAGTGCAGCTGGCGTGGCTCGCACAGATCTATTCGTTACAACGAAGCTGGCCAGTCAAGATCATGGGTACGATGAAGCTTTGAAGGCGTTCGACAAGAGTCTTGGACGTCTCGGACTCGCGTATGTTGACTTATATCTGATCCACTGGCCTCGCCCTTGGGAAAACCGTTACGTCGAGACCTGGCGGGCCTTCCAGCGGATCAAACAGGAAGGTCGTGCGCGGTCCATCGGGGTCTCTAACTTCACCCAAGCACATATTCAGCGTCTCATCGACGAGACTGGGGTTGTGCCAGCAGTCAATCAGATTGAGCTACATCCACGCTTCCAGCAAAAGGACATGAGGCAGTTTCATGACCAGCTTGGGATGGTTACACAGTCATGGAGCCCGTTGGGGCGTGGCCACCTCCAGGATAATGAAACAATTACAGAACTCGCGAGCAAGTACGGCAAGAGCTGGGCCCAGATCGTGATCCGCTGGCATCTGGATAACAATCTTTCGGTGATACCGAAGTCTATTACACTTGAGCGGATCCGCCAAAACTTCGACGTATTCGATTTTCAGCTCGCGCTCGAGGATGTTGCGCGCATCAATAAGCTTCAGTCCGATAAGGGCCGGATTGGAGCGCATCCAGATGACATTCGTTCCTGA
- a CDS encoding ABC transporter substrate-binding protein encodes MVTGRVNSSLAQSPVRLTMAVWGGKAEVDAYNQVIAKYQAANPNVTIRLDVIPFGQFYQQVDTRLAGRQAPDLFRVTYQQVGRYALGKAAIDLSQFIDSGYSAAFTPSVWSAVNYQGKPYALPHHTDTFALFYNADMLAQAGVTVPTSLDQAWTWDRFIQVAKVLKEKSIGSYPFAMSWQNSAVHRWMIYLYQHGGQLLNNDLTAPQINTPAGIETIAWTQSWFKEGLVPPSTSVKSAEPVQNLFANGTVAMMLNGNWQIPFVNQQMTKFKWGVTYLPRDVAMADDLGGTCVAISRDSKNPEVAADFLKFLVNEENMRDYISAAQFLPVRKSLVEGGVQYALRPDEMKVFVEQTKTIPQHLVSTVVLPTWGKFNPKLADELDLAFTSGQSPEQTAQNIEAHVKNILLSS; translated from the coding sequence ATGGTCACCGGGCGGGTCAACTCCAGCCTGGCACAGAGCCCGGTGCGACTCACCATGGCGGTATGGGGTGGCAAAGCGGAGGTCGATGCCTACAACCAGGTGATCGCCAAGTACCAGGCGGCCAACCCAAACGTGACGATACGCCTTGACGTCATTCCGTTCGGCCAGTTCTATCAGCAAGTCGACACGCGGCTCGCTGGCCGGCAGGCGCCGGATCTGTTCCGCGTCACGTACCAGCAGGTCGGCCGCTATGCCCTTGGCAAGGCTGCGATCGATCTCAGTCAGTTCATCGATTCCGGCTATAGCGCCGCTTTCACGCCTTCGGTCTGGAGTGCGGTTAATTACCAGGGTAAGCCCTATGCGCTGCCGCATCACACCGATACGTTCGCATTGTTCTACAACGCTGATATGCTGGCCCAGGCAGGAGTGACGGTGCCGACGAGCCTGGATCAGGCCTGGACTTGGGATCGGTTCATCCAGGTTGCCAAAGTCCTGAAGGAGAAGTCTATCGGCTCTTATCCGTTCGCTATGAGCTGGCAGAATTCAGCCGTTCACCGCTGGATGATCTACCTGTACCAGCATGGCGGCCAACTCCTGAACAATGATCTGACTGCGCCTCAGATCAACACCCCGGCCGGCATTGAGACCATCGCCTGGACCCAAAGCTGGTTCAAGGAGGGACTGGTTCCTCCGAGCACGTCCGTGAAGAGCGCCGAACCGGTTCAGAACCTGTTTGCCAACGGAACCGTCGCGATGATGCTGAACGGCAACTGGCAAATCCCCTTCGTGAACCAGCAGATGACCAAGTTCAAATGGGGCGTCACCTACCTGCCGCGCGATGTGGCGATGGCCGACGATCTTGGCGGCACCTGTGTGGCCATCTCGCGCGACAGCAAGAACCCTGAGGTTGCGGCAGACTTCCTCAAATTCCTCGTCAATGAAGAGAACATGCGCGACTACATCAGCGCGGCGCAGTTCCTGCCTGTCCGCAAGTCGCTGGTAGAGGGTGGGGTTCAGTATGCCCTGAGGCCGGATGAGATGAAGGTATTTGTCGAGCAGACGAAGACCATTCCTCAGCATCTCGTCAGCACGGTCGTGCTGCCGACCTGGGGAAAGTTTAACCCCAAGCTGGCGGATGAGCTCGACCTCGCCTTCACCTCGGGACAGTCGCCTGAGCAAACGGCCCAGAACATCGAGGCGCATGTCAAAAATATTCTGCTGTCGTCCTAA
- a CDS encoding carbohydrate ABC transporter permease, whose translation MVTTTSPARQRLETGGLWLLLTAGALVMFFPIYWMFATAIRPRDEIFSGAVNLLPTGWVWSNFTAALSRMPFLDWTWNSLVIAIAAVVITVSLNLLCGYAFAKFRFAGRDILFIGVLSALMIPIQVIIVPLFLVVADLGLLNSYWGVILPRAAEAFGIFMVRQFMVSIPDELLEAARLDGASELTIFLKVVLPLSKPIIAVLIIFTFMWRWNDFVLPLVILTDQEMYTVQLGLNLLKGQYNTEWTDIMAIALLSLMPMLVIFVFFQRQLIQGIAGTGLK comes from the coding sequence ATGGTCACGACTACGAGTCCTGCACGTCAACGCCTCGAGACCGGCGGTCTTTGGCTTCTCCTCACCGCCGGCGCGCTGGTGATGTTTTTCCCGATCTATTGGATGTTCGCCACGGCGATCCGGCCCCGGGACGAGATCTTCAGCGGAGCGGTCAATCTTCTGCCCACAGGTTGGGTGTGGAGCAATTTCACGGCCGCGTTGAGCCGCATGCCATTCCTGGACTGGACCTGGAACTCCCTGGTCATCGCCATTGCGGCGGTCGTGATCACGGTCAGTCTCAATCTGTTGTGCGGCTATGCCTTCGCCAAGTTTCGTTTTGCAGGCCGCGACATTCTGTTCATTGGGGTGCTCAGCGCCCTGATGATCCCGATCCAAGTCATCATTGTGCCTTTGTTCCTGGTCGTGGCGGATCTGGGGCTTTTGAACAGCTACTGGGGCGTCATCCTCCCGCGCGCGGCCGAAGCGTTCGGGATCTTCATGGTGCGCCAGTTCATGGTCAGCATCCCGGACGAGCTGCTCGAGGCCGCGCGGCTCGATGGCGCAAGCGAACTGACGATCTTCCTGAAAGTGGTGCTCCCGCTCTCCAAGCCGATCATTGCGGTGCTGATCATCTTCACCTTCATGTGGCGCTGGAACGATTTCGTGCTGCCGCTCGTCATCCTCACCGATCAGGAAATGTACACAGTGCAACTCGGGTTGAACCTGCTGAAGGGGCAGTACAACACGGAATGGACCGACATCATGGCGATTGCCTTGCTCTCTCTGATGCCCATGCTCGTGATCTTCGTGTTCTTCCAGCGTCAGCTGATCCAAGGTATCGCCGGGACTGGCCTCAAATAG
- a CDS encoding LacI family DNA-binding transcriptional regulator, with amino-acid sequence MLNGRASNVRISDETRDRVISAATQLGYTPNHAARSLRQRRTNIITFVLPTLDNPYFSDVVRAAQTAAQQRGYAVSVIPAKTKPGEFHALSFLQGAAFDGIIVAGRENCTATELRQLAARGVAVVVLQEQSPDPSIQSVSVDLEAGGYMATRHLIDLGHRRIAHVTERLHEPGTRRDRLEGYRRALEEAGLAFDPSLVLTAENTMAGGSKAIEQLLDSGTQRPTAAFMYNDQMAVGALHALRAHRLSVPDDFAVVGFDGVAIGQFTVPTLTTIDHPREELGRLAIEALIGALEKRPSDAREHVLPVQLVVRESCGGGKTSSPMTRRRAPAR; translated from the coding sequence GTGCTGAACGGCCGAGCCAGTAACGTTCGCATCTCCGATGAAACCCGCGACAGGGTGATTTCTGCGGCGACACAGCTTGGCTACACCCCGAACCACGCCGCTCGCAGCCTGCGGCAGCGTCGGACAAATATCATCACCTTCGTCCTGCCGACCCTGGATAACCCCTACTTTTCCGATGTCGTGAGGGCGGCCCAGACGGCAGCCCAACAGCGTGGCTATGCGGTTTCCGTCATTCCGGCGAAGACGAAGCCGGGGGAATTCCATGCGTTATCGTTTCTGCAGGGCGCTGCCTTCGACGGCATCATCGTGGCCGGACGCGAGAACTGCACCGCAACGGAACTAAGGCAACTCGCAGCCCGAGGCGTCGCGGTCGTCGTCCTACAAGAGCAAAGCCCGGATCCGTCTATCCAGAGCGTGAGCGTCGACCTGGAGGCGGGGGGCTACATGGCGACCCGGCATTTGATCGACCTGGGTCACCGCCGCATTGCTCACGTGACGGAAAGGCTGCACGAGCCCGGGACGCGGCGCGACCGTCTCGAGGGTTACCGCCGCGCGCTGGAGGAGGCCGGCTTGGCCTTCGATCCTTCTCTGGTCCTGACAGCAGAGAACACGATGGCCGGCGGCAGCAAGGCCATCGAGCAACTGCTTGACTCCGGGACGCAGCGCCCGACGGCCGCCTTCATGTACAACGATCAGATGGCGGTCGGCGCCCTTCACGCCTTGCGCGCGCATCGGCTGAGCGTTCCTGACGATTTCGCCGTGGTGGGGTTTGACGGAGTCGCCATCGGGCAGTTTACCGTCCCGACCCTCACCACCATCGATCACCCGCGCGAGGAACTCGGTCGTCTTGCGATTGAGGCGCTCATCGGTGCTCTCGAGAAGAGGCCCTCCGATGCGAGGGAGCATGTGCTCCCAGTCCAACTCGTTGTCCGTGAATCGTGTGGGGGAGGGAAGACATCGTCCCCCATGACTCGACGCCGAGCTCCAGCGAGATGA